The following proteins are encoded in a genomic region of Pyricularia oryzae 70-15 chromosome 6, whole genome shotgun sequence:
- a CDS encoding aminodeoxychorismate synthase: MMGSIGLSTTSESTKTRHRILFIDAYDSFTNNITSLLTTLLDVDVFVLPIDSPLLDPASPTFEHDLRRELAHYDAVVCGPGPGSPLRHQDVGLMSSVWTLAEQDIVPVLGICLGFQSLVITAGGRVRRLRKGLHGMVRRIEHAGEGLFSGVADFRATLYHSLCGDLGQDAVPDSEWAVQKWKPLPGFDDLLPLAWVEEIRDGGECSGEESGVERVLMAVKHRAKPFWGLQYHPESVCTEKEGNQVVLNWFKEALRWNEENKRNLNHEDTILAGQSTRPSLLSQLPQASREGEAKGESGTDSWRDYGVGYRYSGRTIALPSNMSITDVVESLGQVTGKEQIVLDSANASTGGAADIRGRYSIVALDVPNTLRLEYHVGDPHVKALLPREMKNTNGQGSPSQEVLIPLEGYANIWLFLAEFHEDRKPTGTMASPAEEIPFLGGFMGYITYEQGLSDINVDFRQDRGHYRPDVCFAWVTKSLIVDHAKRTIHIQHLHPPVTEGQDWLDRTIDILKGSRKWHETTPAKARRDSRSDPAARLFDMISASKPAEDAYERKVKACQAYIAAGESYELCLTDQTRIRLPAAPENAPQPLSDIANNIGTRVEVGTAKRRRRSSAWNGAGSAWQLFRTLRSRQPAPFASYVRLGGATLVSSSPERFLQYDGAGLCSMRPMKGTVRKSSACATLAEAERILHVPKEEAENLMIVDLVRHDLHGVCGAGNVSCRDLMRVEEYRSVFQMTTVVEGLLPSNEDEGGVGRSKKHTGLDILAASLPPGSMTGAPKKRSCEILQEIEGHKERSLYSGVVGYMCVSGSGDWSVTIRSMFRWDDEFARDANGVALDGQDVWRIGAGGAVTILSTPRGESEEMFTKLAGPMGIFSAAG, translated from the coding sequence ATGATGGGCAGCATCGGCCTGTCGACGACATCAGAATCCACCAAAACTCGGCATCGCATCTTGTTTATCGATGCATACGACTCTTTTACCAACAACATCACATCCCTGCTGACGACCCTCTTGGACGTCGACGTCTTCGTCCTGCCCATCGACAGCCCGCTCCTGGACCCCGCCAGCCCAACCTTTGAGCATGATTTGAGACGGGAGCTGGCCCACTACGATGCCGTGGTGTGCGGTCCCGGGCCCGGCTCGCCGCTCCGGCACCAAGACGTCGGGCTTATGAGCAGCGTCTGGACCCTGGCCGAGCAGGACATCGTCCCAGTCCTCGGCATCTGTCTGGGATTCCAGAGCTTGGTCATCACTGCCGGCGGCAGGGTTCGCAGGCTGCGAAAGGGCTTGCATGGCATGGTCAGGCGCATCGAGCACGCTGGTGAGGGTCTCTTCTCCGGCGTGGCGGATTTCCGCGCGACGCTGTACCACAGCCTCTGTGGGGACCTCGGCCAGGACGCTGTCCCCGACTCGGAATGGGCGGTACAGAAGTGGAAGCCGCTTCCGGGATTCGATGATCTTCTGCCTCTGGCGTGGGTGGAGGAGATCAGGGATGGTGGGGAGTGCAGTGGTGAGGAAAGCGGCGTCGAGAGAGTGCTGATGGCCGTCAAGCACCGCGCCAAGCCATTCTGGGGGCTTCAGTACCACCCGGAATCGGTGTGCACCGAGAAGGAAGGTAATCAGGTTGTGCTTAATTGGTTCAAGGAGGCGCTGCGCTGGAACGAGGAGAACAAACGGAACTTGAACCATGAAGACACTATCCTGGCCGGGCAATCAACTAGGCCCAGTTTGCTTTCGCAGCTTCCACAGGCAAGTCGTGAAGGTGAAGCCAAAGGAGAGTCGGGAACCGATTCATGGCGTGACTACGGTGTCGGTTACCGATATTCAGGGCGCACCATTGCCCTCCCGTCAAATATGAGCATTACAGATGTCGTCGAGAGCCTCGGCCAGGTGACTGGCAAGGAGCAGATCGTGCTCGACTCGGCCAACGCATCGACTGGTGGTGCGGCGGATATCAGGGGCCGGTATAGCATCGTAGCTCTAGATGTGCCCAACACCCTGAGACTCGAGTATCACGTTGGAGATCCGCACGTCAAGGCCCTGTTGCCACGTGAAATGAAGAACACAAACGGACAAGGCAGTCCATCCCAAGAAGTATTGATACCGTTGGAGGGTTATGCCAACATCTGGCTTTTCCTAGCCGAGTTTCACGAAGATAGGAAGCCGACCGGCACAATGGCCTCACCTGCTGAGGAAATCCCGTTCCTTGGTGGTTTCATGGGCTACATCACCTACGAGCAGGGTCTGAGCGACATCAACGTCGACTTCCGCCAGGACAGGGGCCACTACAGGCCAGATGTATGTTTTGCCTGGGTTACAAAATCACTGATTGTTGACCACGCCAAAAGAACCATTCACATCCAGCATCTCCACCCGCCAGTCACAGAGGGACAGGACTGGCTTGACAGAACAATCGACATTTTGAAGGGCTCTCGCAAATGGCACGAGACCACACCGGCAAAAGCCAGGAGAGACTCGAGGTCTGATCCAGCGGCAAGGCTCTTCGACATGATCTCTGCAAGCAAGCCCGCCGAGGACGCCTACGAGCGGAAAGTCAAGGCATGCCAGGCGTATATCGCCGCGGGCGAGTCATACGAGCTATGCCTCACGGACCAAACCCGTATCCGCCTCCCGGCAGCACCCGAGAATGCCCCGCAGCCCCTGAGCGACATCGCCAACAACATCGGTACGCGGGTCGAGGTAGGCACTGCGAAGCGTCGACGCAGGAGCTCAGCCTGGAACGGGGCCGGGTCGGCGTGGCAGCTGTTCCGGACACTGCGGAGCAGACAGCCGGCGCCGTTTGCGTCGTACGTGCGCCTCGGCGGCGCCACGCTCGTCAGCAGCTCGCCCGAGCGCTTTCTCCAGTACGATGGCGCTGGACTCTGCTCCATGCGGCCAATGAAAGGCACGGTCAGGAAGTCGAGCGCGTGCGCCACGCTCGCCGAGGCAGAGAGGATTCTGCACGTCCCCAAGGAGGAGGCAGAGAACCTAATGATTGTCGACCTGGTTCGCCACGACCTTCATGGCGTCTGTGGCGCCGGCAACGTCTCTTGCAGGGACCTGATGCGAGTTGAGGAGTACCGGAGCGTCTTTCAGATGACTACCGTGGTGGAGGGTCTGCTGCCGAGCAACGAGGACGAGGGGGGTGTCGGCCGCAGCAAGAAGCACACAGGTCTCGATATTCTCGCCGCCAGTCTCCCGCCAGGTAGCATGACCGGGGCGCCCAAGAAGAGGAGCTGCGAGATTCTGCAGGAGATCGAGGGCCACAAGGAGCGGAGTCTTTACTCGGGCGTGGTGGGGTACATGTGTGTCTCTGGGTCCGGCGACTGGAGCGTTACTATCCGTAGCATGTTCCGATGGGATGATGAGTTTGCTCGAGATGCAAATGGCGTGGCCCTCGATGGGCAAGACGTCTGGAGAATAGGCGCTGGAGGTGCCGTGACAATCTTGAGCACCCCGAGGGGGGAGTCAGAGGAGATGTTCACGAAGCTTGCGGGGCCTATGGGGATATTCTCAGCTGCGGGCTAA
- a CDS encoding vacuolar protein sorting 55 superfamily protein, translated as MPNAGLKTIIALSFVLAVGFLLVILSCALWKVYYPLLVVATYVLAPVPNWIARSCSNPDDFVESSGGAALDLGRFCTGFLVVMGIALPIVLAHAHMINAGALVMSVAGGLLIYGTVISFGMFFTEEQEF; from the exons ATGCCAAACGCCGGGCTCAAGACCATAATAGCGCTATCGTTCGTGCTGGCGGTTGGCTtcctcctcgtcatcctATCATGCGCCCTCTGGAAGGTCTACTACCCGCTGCTCGTCGTCGCCACATATGTCTTGGCGCCCGTTCCCAACTGGATAGCTAGGTCCTGTTCAAATCCGGACGATTTCGTCGAGTCTTCGGGCGGCGCGGCGCTCGACCTGGGGAGGTTCTGCACTGGTTTCTTGGTCGTTATGGGAATTG CCCTCCCAATCGTGCTGGCCCATGCGCACATGATCAACGCTGGCGCCTTGGTTATGTCTGTGGCCGGAGGCCTTCTAATTTACGGCACCGTCATAAGCTTCGGCATGTTTTTCACCGAGGAGCAAGAATTCTAG
- a CDS encoding proteasome subunit alpha type-1, whose amino-acid sequence MFRNNYDNDSVTFSPQGRIFQVEYTAEAVKQGSVVVGLASKTHAILVAIKRNAEELSSYQKKLFPLDEHVGIAIAGLASDARVLSNFMKQQCLGHRLTYGRSMPVRTLVDLIGEKAQVNTQHYGKRPYGVGLLVAGVDDRGPHLFDFQPSGMTEEMLAFAIGARSQMARTYLERNLDKFADCDREELLKHGLRALKESLVQDKELTIENTSVGIVGLVKDGSGKSRVEPFRLYDGQEVKDWIDSVADDKEGGGDDSRPAAPAAASVSESMDVDE is encoded by the exons ATGTTCAGAAACAACTACGACAACGATTCGGTCACATT CTCTCCGCAAGGTCGAATCTTCCAGGTCGAATACACAGCAGAGGCGGTCAAGCAAGGTTCAGTAGTCGTCGGACTGGCAAGCAAGACACATGCGATTCTAGTAGCCATCAAG CGAAATGCCGAAGAGCTCTCCTCATACCAGAAGAAACTGTTCCCGCTCGACGAGCACGTCGGTATCGCCATCGCCGGTCTTGCCTCGGACGCCCGTGTGCTGTCCAACTTCATGAAGCAACAGTGCCTGGGCCACCGTCTGACCTACGGCCGCTCCATGCCCGTCCGCACCCTCGTCGACCTTATCGGAGAGAAGGCCCAGGTCAACACTCAGCACTACGGCAAGCGCCCTTACGGTGTCGGCCTGCTCGTTGCCGGTGTCGATGACCGCGGACCCCACCTGTTCGACTTCCAGCCGTCAGGCATGACTGAGGAGATGTTGGCCTTTGCCATTGGCGCCCGCTCTCAGATGGCCAGGACCTACCTCGAGCGCAACCTTGACAAGTTTGCCGACTGCGACCGCGAGGAGCTGCTCAAGCACGGCTTGCGTGCACTCAAGGAGAGTCTGGTACAGGACAAGGAGCTTACGATCGAGAACACGTCTGTGGGCATCGTCGGGCTGGTCAAGGACGGAAGTGGAAAGTCTCGCGTCGAGCCCTTCAGGCTCTACGACGGCCAGGAGGTCAAAGACTGGATAGACAGCGTTGCAGACGACAAGGAGGGTGGCGGTGACGATTCTAGGCCTGCTGCGCCAGCGGCAGCCTCTGTCTCGGAGAGCATGGACGTTGACGAGTGA
- a CDS encoding lysine decarboxylase has product MTSGDSTSLPGTTANGTANGTNGTNGTNRPNGTNGTNGTNGTNGVKKTKICVYCGSSPGFHPAHMEAARELARAMARNNIGLVYGGGTIGLMGEVAKTLVSLSGPEAVHGIIPEALIKHERDPTYTSTWGSDEGGLAIPEEKTYGMTTVVKDMHTRKQMMAQEVIAGGPGSGFIALPGGYGTMEELLETCTWNQLGIHDKGVCVLNVNGFYDGLIQWIAKSQEEGFIRKGQTEILVSADNADDAIKALRDYRVSESVLKLSWGNQ; this is encoded by the exons ATGACCTCTGGCGACAGCACATCATTGCCTGGCACTACCGCCAACGGCACAGCAAATGGTACCAATGGAACCAACGGGACAAATAGGCCCAACGGTACCAACGGTACCAATGGCACCAATGGCACCAACGGCGTGAAGAAGACCAAAATCTGCGTCTACTGTGGTTCATCCCCCGGGTTTCACCCAGCACACATGGAGGCTGCCCGTGAGCTTGCCCGGGCCATGGCCAGGAACAACATTGGTTTAG tgTATGGTGGTGGTACGATTGGTCTCATGGGAGAAGTGGCCAAAACTTTGGTGTCTCTTTCGGGCCCGGAAGCCGTACATGGCATCATTCCCGAAGCGTTGATCAAGCACGAGCGGGACCCGACATATACGTCCACCTGGGGGTCAGATGAGGGAGGGCTCGCGATACCCGAAGAGAAGACGTACGGCATGACCACAGTCGTCAAGGACATGCACACGCGGAAGCAAATGATGGCCCAAGAGGTTATTGCCGGCGGACCCGGAAGCGGTTTCATCGCCCTACCCGGCGGCTACGGCACCATGGAGGAGCTGCTCGAGACTTGCACCTGGAACCAGCTTGGGATCCACGACAAGGGCGTCTGCGTCCTCAACGTCAACGGCTTCTACGATGGTCTCATCCAGTGGATCGCCAAGAGCCAGGAGGAGGGTTTCATCCGCAAGGGCCAGACCGAGATCCTCGTGTCTGCTGACAACGCTGACGATGCCATCAAGGCTTTGAGGGATTACAGGGTCTCGGAGAGCGTCCTGAAGCTCAGCTGGGGCAACCAATGA
- a CDS encoding ClpTM1 domain-containing protein, which translates to MPEGAPAAAGGQAAGQPEQPQEGSTFRKILQMVAMWVAMQFVMKQFFPANSAPKITTDADGKMVEIPTSTGKIPAYHLRPSKLDEGATYNTLPQRVAPIWDEPNKVDVIITVSDSFIPTPLSSISKDMIVFEEKDFGIGNFSDKRVAEATIAVPEAVQRNGTLWGHFYVGLPGSVLDPEQKGFDPATAYHFIYPFTQHIPKKKEKKLKSLLGKKDEAKVDMEDAEEEVEFSGPVVGNYFHPNMSLSFVPGMGVLGLSQTHVAIRQFLHLEPTGARDGTGQNSWYYPILFVNTFWQLKAHMTQINETVKTLPIRIDLNNLAPWKFQTMASIELSARESARTAAYGGSLPGGGDGTEIEMVKEILLDTNPILLAITSVVTVLHLIFETLAFTSDVQHYRKKKDNIGISVRTILANVFMQAVIFLYLVDNSQNTSWMILGSQGVGILIELWKVTTVVNVRVRAAPPGALIPYRITFEDKHKLSETEEKTKEYDEIAFKYMYMAGVPLLLAYATYSVIYEEHKSWYSFIITTLVGSVYAYGFLMMVPALYINYRLKSVAHMPAKAMTYKFLNTFIDDLFAFTIKMPILHRLATFRDDIIFFVYIYQRWAYRVDYTRVNEFGQGGDDDAPEQVKKDEGKSLPPAVPDVGAPVADSGIAKGATGSDARSGKATKRK; encoded by the exons ATGCCTGAAGGCGCACCCGCCGCGGCCGGCGGCCAGGCCGCTGGCCAGCCGGAACAGCCACAGGAAGGT TCCACCTTCAGGAAGATACTGCAGATGGTGGCCATGTGGGTGGCCATGCAATTCGTCATGAAGCAGTTTTTCCCCGCGAATAGCGCTCCCAAGATTACCACGGACGCAGACGGCAAGATGGTCGAGATCCCCACCAGCACGGGCAAAATACCTGCCTACCATCTGCGTCCCTCGAAGCTTGACGAAGGGGCTACCTACAACACTCTCCCGCAGCGCGTCGCTCCGATTTGGGACGAGCCGAACAAGGTCGACGTCATTATCACTGTTTCCGACTCGTTCATCCCCACTCCACTCTCGTCGATATCTAAGGACATGATTGTGTTTGAGGAGAAGGACTTTGGCATTGGAAACTTCAGTGACAAGCGCGTGGCCGAGGCTACCATTGCTGTTCCCGAGGCTGTTCAGCGCAACGGAACTCTCTGGGGCCATTTTTACGTCGGACTCCCAGGCAGCGTTCTGGACCCCGAGCAGAAGGGCTTCGATCCGGCCACGGCATACCATTTTATTTACCCCTTTACCCAGCACATccccaagaagaaggagaagaaactCAAGAGCCTTTTAGGGAAAAAGGATGAAGCCAAGGTGGACATGGAAGATGCGGAAGAGGAGGTCGAATTCTCGGGTCCGGTCGTTGGAAACTACTTCCACCCCAACATGAGCCTGTCATTTGTACCCGGGATGGGTGTCCTCGGCTTGTCCCAAACTCATGTCGCCATACGCCAGTTCCTCCACCTCGAGCCCACCGGCGCACGAGACGGGACTGGGCAGAACTCATGGTATTACCCGATTCTTTTCGTCAACACCTTCTGGCAGCTCAAGGCGCACATGACGCAAATCAACGAGACCGTCAAGACGCTCCCGATACGTATTGATCTGAACAACCTTGCTCCCTGGAAGTTCCAGACAATGGCTTCCATCGAGTTGAGTGCACGGGAATCAGCGCGCACAGCAGCTTACGGCGGCTCCTTGCCCGGTGGAGGCGATGGCACCGAGATTGAGATGGTTAAGGAGATTCTTCTTGACACCAACCCGATCTTGCTGGCGATCACCTCCGTGGTGACAGTCCTCCACCTGATCTTTGAGACTCTTGCTTTCACCTCGGATGTGCAACACTAtcgcaagaagaaggacaaCATTGGAATCTCTGTTCGCACCATCCTTGCCAACGTGTTCATGCAGGCTGTTATCTTCTTGTACCTGGTGGACAATTCCCAGAACACAAGCTGGATGATTCTTGGCTCCCAGGGTGTCGGCATTCTCATTGAGCTGTGGAAGGTAACAACTGTGGTCAACGTCCGAGTGCGTGCTGCACCTCCAGGAGCTTTGATTCCGTACCGCATCACTTTTGAGGACAAGCACAAGCTCAGTGAAACCGAGGAGAAAACCAAGGAGTACGACGAAATCGCTTTCAAGTATATGTACATGGCCGGCGTCCCTCTGCTGCTTGCTTATGCCACGTACTCTGTTATCTACGAAGAGCACAAGTCCTGGTACTCGTTCATCATTACGACTCTGGTGGGATCGGTGTACGCCTATGGCTTCTTGATGATGGTTCCGGCGCTCTACATCAACTACCGGCTCAAGAGTGTGGCACACATGCCAGCCAAGGCCATGACGTACAAGTTCCTCAacacctttatcgacgactTGTTTGCATTCACCATCAAGATGCCTATCCTGCACCGACTGGCGACATTCcgcgacgacatcatcttcTTTGTGTATATTTACCAACGATGGGCTTACCGCGTCGACTACACTCGTGTCAACGAGTTCGGCCAGGGCGGTGACGATGATGCACCAGAGCAGGTGAAGAAGGACGAGGGCAAGTCTCTGCCCCCGGCTGTGCCTGACGTTGGCGCACCGGTGGCCGATTCAGGCATCGCCAAAGGAGCCACAGGCTCAGACGCCCGTTCGGGCAAGGCGaccaaaagaaaatga
- a CDS encoding protein transporter SEC22 gives MIRSTQIARLDGLMLCASVDEDASDSALAEVKSQVKLVLRRLNRNSETQASIESGSAYTLHYLIAGDVVYVCISDRSYPRKLAFTYLSDLATEFANTYSQAQVTSPNLRPYAFVEFDTFIGRTRATYTDARATQNLDKLNDELRDVTKVMTKNIEDLLYRGDSLERMGELSSRLRDDSKKYRRAAVRINWELMLKQYGPFAGLGAFILFFLWWRFF, from the coding sequence ATGATCCGCTCAACACAAATAGCCCGCCTCGACGGCCTGATGCTCTGCGCCTCGGTTGACGAAGATGCGAGCGACTCGGCGCTGGCTGAGGTCAAGTCGCAGGTGAAGCTGGTGCTGCGGCGGCTGAACCGCAACAGCGAGACGCAGGCGTCCATCGAGAGCGGTTCGGCCTACACGCTGCACTACCTGATTGCCGGCGACGTGGTGTACGTGTGCATCTCGGACCGGTCGTACCCGCGCAAGTTGGCCTTTACGTACCTGTCGGACCTGGCGACCGAGTTCGCCAACACGTACAGCCAggcccaggtgacgtcgccGAACCTCCGCCCTTATGCCTTTGTCGAGTTCGACACCTTTATCGGCCGCACCCGCGCCACCTACACCGACGCCAGGGCCACCCAGAACCTCGACAAGCTCAACGACGAGCTGAGGGACGTCACAAAGGTCATGACCAAGAACATCGAGGACCTTCTGTACCGCGGCGACAGCCTCGAGAGGATGGGCGAGCTGAGTTCCAGGCTGAGGGACGATTCAAAAAAGTACAGGCGTGCTGCTGTCAGGATCAACTGGGAGCTCATGCTCAAGCAATACGGGCCATTTGCCGGCCTGGGCGCCTTTATCTTGTTCTTTTTATGGTGGCGTTTCTTTTGA